Proteins encoded together in one Actinomycetota bacterium window:
- the clpS gene encoding ATP-dependent Clp protease adapter ClpS, which produces MGSTVVTPQRIDETGTDQDRAPDRPWLVIVHNDPVNLMSYVTWVFQKLFGYSREEATKLMLDVHHRGRAVVSSGPREKAETDVFRLHAHGLWATMSKSD; this is translated from the coding sequence ATGGGCTCCACCGTTGTCACGCCGCAGCGCATCGACGAGACCGGCACCGACCAAGACCGAGCTCCCGACCGTCCGTGGCTGGTGATAGTGCACAACGACCCGGTGAACCTCATGTCGTACGTGACCTGGGTGTTCCAGAAGCTGTTCGGCTACTCGCGCGAGGAGGCCACCAAGCTGATGCTGGACGTCCACCACCGCGGGCGCGCCGTCGTATCGTCCGGCCCGCGTGAGAAGGCGGAGACGGACGTCTTCCGGCTCCACGCCCACGGTCTGTGGGCGACGATGTCGAAGTCCGACTAG
- a CDS encoding DUF2017 family protein produces MPRFSRSPGGVRVELDEDEAGLLRRLVEEMVSLLEANAGPADPVVDRLFPAAYGGAEPEAEQDFRRYAGSELERLKLEGARRTASDLGETGPASLTLDEDAASGWLALLTDLRLAIGTRLGVDEEKMARDLDPRDPEAPALGVLHWLGWVQEEILHHLA; encoded by the coding sequence GTGCCTCGGTTCTCGCGGTCTCCCGGCGGCGTCCGCGTCGAGCTGGACGAGGACGAAGCCGGCCTGCTGCGCCGGCTCGTCGAGGAGATGGTGTCCCTTCTCGAAGCCAACGCCGGCCCCGCCGACCCGGTGGTCGACCGGCTCTTCCCCGCCGCTTACGGGGGGGCGGAACCGGAGGCCGAGCAGGACTTCCGGCGGTACGCCGGATCGGAGCTCGAGCGGCTGAAGCTCGAGGGAGCCCGGCGGACAGCCTCCGATCTCGGGGAGACGGGGCCCGCGTCGCTCACCCTGGACGAGGACGCCGCCTCCGGCTGGCTCGCCCTCCTCACAGACCTGCGACTCGCCATCGGCACCCGTCTCGGCGTCGACGAGGAGAAGATGGCGCGCGACCTCGACCCCCGCGACCCGGAGGCTCCCGCGCTGGGGGTGCTGCACTGGCTGGGGTGGGTCCAGGAGGAGATCCTGCACCACCTGGCCTGA